Within Patescibacteria group bacterium, the genomic segment TCCTCCCTTTACCTTATTATCCCCCCGATTGCCAGCCAGATTAAAGAATTATCGGTGACCTTTCCCCATTATTTAGAAAAAGTAATTTCCGGGGCCACCGCTTTCAAAGAATACGCCTATCAGCATGGCATTTTGGACAGCATAAAAAGCGGTTTAGGCGATTTTGGCACGAACTTGGACAAGGCGGCTGGCGGAGTTTTTTCCACAGTTTCCGGAATAATGGGCGGAGTCATTTCTTTCTTTTTGATTTTAGTGATGACTTTTTATATGGTGGTTGAAGAAAGCGCGATGAAAAAAATTATCTGGTCTTTGGCTCCGGAGGAGTACCAGCCCTATATTATGCAGCTTACCAGCCGGATGCAAAGGAAAATCGGCTTATGGCTCCGCGGCCAATTAATCCTCTCCTTAATAATATTCGTCTTAACGTTTTTAGGCCTTTCTATCCTGGGGGTAAATTACGCTTTAACCCTGGCCCTGATTGCCGGACTGACCGAATTTATTCCTTATCTGGGGCCGATTTTGGCGGCTATTCCGGCGGTCTTTTTGGCTTTTACCCAATCGCCCATGCTGGCTTTGTTTACTTTGGGCCTTTATTACATCATCCAGCTAATGGAAAACCATATTATTGTGCCGAAATTGATGCAAAAAGTGGTGGGCTTGAATCCGATTGTAAGCATTGTGGTTTTGCTGGTCGGTTTCAAAGTAGCCGGAATTATCGGGGCGATTATTTCCCTGCCCGTTGCCACCGCTGTTGGCGTTTTTTTGAAAGATATGTTTGAGGGGAGAGGAGCGAGGGAGGGGAAAGAAATGTAAAGTTTAAAAATCAAAATAATAAAAATTTTCAATTTACAATTATCAATGAATTTTCAATTAATTAATTATCAAAAAATCAGTTTGAAAATTTGGGAATTGATAATTGATTGAAAATTGAAAATTGATAATTTAATAATGTTTCTGGATTTTAAGAATTATGTCCTCTCGCTTCGCTTCCATTTTAGATAGCTTAATTAT encodes:
- a CDS encoding AI-2E family transporter → MEINRKPVNINISTVTIVKAIFIILALYFLYLVREILVIIFISLILASALDPWVDWMRRKKIPRGIGIILIYFVLFIAIGSSLYLIIPPIASQIKELSVTFPHYLEKVISGATAFKEYAYQHGILDSIKSGLGDFGTNLDKAAGGVFSTVSGIMGGVISFFLILVMTFYMVVEESAMKKIIWSLAPEEYQPYIMQLTSRMQRKIGLWLRGQLILSLIIFVLTFLGLSILGVNYALTLALIAGLTEFIPYLGPILAAIPAVFLAFTQSPMLALFTLGLYYIIQLMENHIIVPKLMQKVVGLNPIVSIVVLLVGFKVAGIIGAIISLPVATAVGVFLKDMFEGRGAREGKEM